In the Deltaproteobacteria bacterium genome, GCCGGCAGCGAAGACCCGCTGCCCAAAATCGACATCGCCGCTGGAGGTCAACCGCGCATCAAAGCCACCTACCTGATCGAACACCGCACGGGTGGTGAAGAGATTGGCGCCGACCGCGAAGTGGCGTTCGGTCACGTTCGCCTGTTGCTGCAGAAAACTGAGGCTGTCGTACAGTTCCGCCATGCTCGGGCGCAGAGGATCACGAAACGCGAACTCGACCGCGCCACCGACCACTCCGTTTCGCTCGTCGCGAAGCAGCGCCGCCACACCGCGCGCGATCCAATCGTCCGCGGGCACGCAGTCAGCGTCGGTGAACGCCAGCACCGCGCCCTGCGCCGCCGCCACCCCCGTATTGCGCGCCGCATACGAACCGGCCCGGCGCTCCATCGTCAGCGCCGCGTGCGGGTATCGGCGCAGCATCGCCGCCAAGCCGCCGCTGACGCCATTGTCCCCATTGTCGACCACGATCACTTCGAAGCGATCGCCGCGATAGCTCTGTCGTTCAAGCGCGATCAGGCACTGCTCCAGGCACTCGGCGTGGCGAAACACGGGCACGATCACCGAGACGAACGGCGACACCATGGTCAGCGACTCGACGCGCTGATGCGGAGTAAACGACTCCAGGGCACCCAGAAGACGTAGCAGATCATAAACTGATCAAAGCTCGGACCGAGCACGACGCGGATGCCGACCTGGATCGCGAACAGGGCGGGAACAACGACCGCGCGAGCCCAGCCGCTCACCACTGCGAGCGGCGCACTCAATTCGCTCAGCACAGTGAGCGCCGCCAACGCTCGACACCACTGCGCGTGCCGCGCCAAGGCCAGGCCCCATGAGACCAGCGGATCGCTGTGCGCTCGATGGTACTGATTCTGTACCAACGTGATGGCGAGATTGTCGGAGAAGATCCACGCCAAACCCGAGGTCCGCAGCTTGGCAACCCCGGAGGCGAAGAAGACCAAACTCATCATCAGCCAGACCAAACGCACAGGCCACCAATACTCTCCACTCGGCACGACGCCATCGCGCTTTGACCACAACCGATCCAGTGACCACGCATCGCCGCAGCGCGCCACCGCCATGATCCCGAGGACGATCAGCAGCAGCGCATCGTAGTGATGAATCTTGCCAAAGTTGTGCGGCAGCCCGAGCAGGTATCCGCCGAGCACGAACGCGGTCGCCGTGCCAACGCGCGTCGCCAGGCCGACGCAGCTCAACGCGAGCGCGACCTTCCATACGGTCTGAAGGACGATGAGAGTACCACTCGACGTCACCCGGAGATTGAGAAATCGAAACGCGACGATCGGGTCCCAAAACACTGGGGACACCGATGCCCACGCGCTGAAATCTTGCGTGCAATAGTAGACGAACG is a window encoding:
- a CDS encoding glycosyltransferase, which codes for MVSPFVSVIVPVFRHAECLEQCLIALERQSYRGDRFEVIVVDNGDNGVSGGLAAMLRRYPHAALTMERRAGSYAARNTGVAAAQGAVLAFTDADCVPADDWIARGVAALLRDERNGVVGGAVEFAFRDPLRPSMAELYDSLSFLQQQANVTERHFAVGANLFTTRAVFDQVGGFDARLTSSGDVDFGQRVFAAGYRLDYAADAVVVHPARWSLRELRHKVARVAGGELTLQRRRGYRGQDFAIDLIKDCLAPLRVVPAAYRDPRLRGRRQRLQFVAAGLWVRYVRVGERLRVWCGGAPRR